In Paenibacillus sp. FSL R7-0345, a single window of DNA contains:
- a CDS encoding sensor domain-containing diguanylate cyclase, whose product MPRPEGAEHRPRKKLSLTLLLMALVTMVFLLTTTILLIGSYQSKKKSLIETTLNLNYTNADRMSKTIDSLFRSMRSSLIFSADQIANLGAVPPKSIDAYLDLSRNSSNYFNSIILVDADGNVLNNSPAALGMEGRQIASPQVKEALKLKNSYLSAPFIAPSTGRMLFFMSEPLYNKDRHYLGQLIGNVYLQDYNILNMIFGNNEIDESGSYYYIVSKEGRLLYHPDISRLNDDVTGNKVVAQLMQGQSGRMQAVNTQGVSMLAGYSSVPSNGWGVVVVSPADVIQQQLLVHLRKILAYTLIPFVVLLFCVFVLAHRLAKPFVVLADLVNRIGKENIEMPELKPHWNREVDLLTTAVVLAWRDIQKQTDQLTQEAMTDLLTGLMNRRALDISMSQWIAARVPFSVVVLDVDKFKFVNDTYGHLAGDEVLRRVARILEVSIRPGDICARYGGEEFVLLLPRTKAENAYIVAERIRKTLEQTEVPLPVKVTSSQGIAHYPAHGRTREELLGRADEALYSAKHNGRNRTVIYGE is encoded by the coding sequence ATGCCCAGACCAGAAGGAGCAGAACACAGACCCAGGAAGAAGCTTAGCCTTACATTGCTGCTCATGGCGCTGGTGACTATGGTTTTTCTGCTTACCACAACGATACTGCTGATTGGTTCCTACCAATCCAAAAAGAAATCATTAATAGAAACAACACTTAACCTGAATTACACTAATGCGGACAGAATGAGTAAGACGATAGACTCGCTGTTTCGTTCGATGCGCAGCAGCCTGATTTTCAGCGCGGATCAGATTGCCAATCTGGGAGCTGTACCGCCGAAAAGTATTGATGCATATCTTGATTTGTCGCGCAACAGCAGCAACTATTTTAATTCGATTATTCTGGTTGATGCTGATGGAAACGTTTTGAATAATTCACCGGCTGCACTGGGTATGGAGGGCAGGCAGATTGCTTCACCCCAGGTCAAAGAAGCGCTCAAATTAAAAAATTCATATCTGTCGGCGCCTTTTATTGCCCCGTCAACCGGCAGAATGCTTTTCTTTATGAGCGAGCCGCTCTATAACAAAGACAGGCATTACCTGGGACAGCTCATCGGCAATGTCTATCTTCAGGATTATAATATCCTTAATATGATATTCGGAAACAATGAGATAGATGAGTCAGGATCTTATTACTATATTGTGAGCAAGGAAGGACGTTTGCTGTATCATCCGGACATTAGCAGATTAAATGATGATGTTACGGGCAACAAGGTTGTCGCGCAGTTAATGCAGGGTCAGAGTGGCAGAATGCAGGCGGTAAATACGCAAGGGGTTTCTATGCTTGCCGGCTATTCGTCTGTCCCCTCCAACGGCTGGGGTGTTGTGGTTGTCTCTCCGGCAGATGTTATACAGCAGCAGCTGTTGGTGCATCTGCGCAAAATCCTGGCCTACACCCTGATTCCCTTTGTGGTTCTGCTGTTCTGTGTATTTGTCCTGGCCCACCGGCTGGCTAAACCGTTCGTGGTGCTTGCTGACCTGGTGAACAGAATCGGCAAAGAGAATATAGAGATGCCCGAGCTGAAGCCGCATTGGAACCGGGAGGTCGATCTGCTTACTACAGCAGTTGTGCTGGCCTGGAGGGACATCCAGAAGCAGACTGACCAGCTGACCCAGGAAGCGATGACGGATCTGCTGACCGGCTTGATGAACCGCAGGGCGCTGGATATCAGTATGAGCCAGTGGATCGCCGCACGGGTGCCATTTTCGGTTGTTGTGCTCGATGTGGACAAGTTCAAGTTTGTAAATGACACGTATGGCCATCTGGCCGGAGATGAGGTGCTGCGCCGGGTTGCCCGAATTCTTGAGGTAAGTATCCGTCCCGGCGATATATGCGCGCGTTACGGCGGGGAGGAGTTTGTATTGCTGCTGCCCCGGACCAAGGCGGAGAATGCTTATATCGTTGCCGAACGGATTCGCAAAACATTGGAGCAGACAGAGGTTCCTCTGCCGGTAAAGGTCACTTCCTCACAAGGCATTGCCCATTATCCGGCACATGGACGTACCCGGGAGGAGCTGCTGGGACGGGCCGATGAGGCTTTGTATTCAGCGAAGCATAACGGAAGGAACCGCACAGTTATATATGGCGAGTAA
- a CDS encoding acryloyl-CoA reductase, which translates to MSEPFQALVVDKNDTFSVEVKQITREELPAGEVLIKVAYSSVNYKDGLASIPNGNIVRNYPFIPGIDLSGTVVSSEDSRFQPGQPVIATSYGIGVSHYGGYSQYARIPAEWVIPLPQGLSLREAMIYGTAGFTAAMSIQALEDHGAAPDKGKVLVTGATGGVGGSAVAMLAKLGYQVTASTGRTAEAGYLQELGAGEVISREEVGGDAVKPLDKQLWQAAVDSVGGSPLAAVLSKIAYGGSVAASGLTAGTAVPATVMPFILRGVSLLGIDSVACPAGKRQLIWERMAGDLKPDNLDMLVDREITLTELPAALEDILKSNTRGRVLVRLS; encoded by the coding sequence ATGTCAGAACCTTTTCAAGCTTTGGTTGTAGATAAGAACGATACCTTCTCAGTGGAAGTCAAGCAGATTACCCGGGAGGAGCTGCCTGCCGGTGAGGTATTGATCAAGGTCGCTTACTCCAGCGTAAATTATAAGGACGGGCTTGCCAGCATTCCGAACGGCAACATTGTGCGCAACTACCCGTTCATTCCCGGCATCGACCTGTCCGGAACAGTCGTGTCCTCAGAAGATAGCCGCTTTCAGCCGGGCCAGCCGGTCATTGCTACGAGCTATGGGATTGGTGTGTCCCATTATGGCGGGTACAGTCAATACGCCCGTATCCCTGCCGAATGGGTCATCCCCCTGCCTCAAGGACTGAGCCTGCGGGAAGCAATGATTTACGGGACAGCCGGCTTCACAGCTGCGATGTCCATTCAGGCGCTGGAGGATCACGGAGCCGCGCCGGATAAGGGAAAAGTACTGGTAACCGGTGCAACCGGCGGTGTCGGCGGGTCGGCCGTTGCCATGCTTGCCAAGCTTGGCTACCAGGTGACAGCCAGCACCGGCAGAACGGCTGAAGCCGGTTACCTGCAGGAGTTAGGCGCAGGCGAAGTCATTTCCCGCGAAGAGGTTGGCGGCGATGCCGTGAAGCCGCTGGACAAGCAGCTCTGGCAGGCTGCGGTAGATTCCGTCGGCGGCAGCCCGCTCGCAGCCGTACTAAGCAAGATTGCTTACGGCGGGTCGGTGGCAGCAAGCGGTTTGACCGCAGGCACCGCGGTTCCTGCAACGGTAATGCCGTTTATCCTGCGCGGGGTGAGCCTGCTGGGCATCGATTCTGTCGCCTGCCCTGCCGGCAAGCGGCAGCTTATCTGGGAGCGGATGGCGGGTGACCTGAAGCCGGACAATCTCGATATGCTGGTAGACCGTGAAATCACATTAACTGAGCTGCCGGCTGCGCTGGAAGATATCCTTAAGTCTAATACAAGAGGCAGAGTGCTTGTCCGCCTGTCCTAG
- a CDS encoding TetR/AcrR family transcriptional regulator → MVKYKKSEEKRKQILSAAFRALSEHGYDAVTLQTIADYAEVSKGVVHYYFASKEAVLVELLEWLTGKISARETSAVAEQHTAEGKLTAYIDSAFAGPAQNRSFYRVYLDFLSRASRSPVYREINQRFYDSCAGISTEVLLLGQQEGIFNTELTPGNTAPVIRAIIDGCLIQWLMADQDELHAHFKESCYMAVIKVLSV, encoded by the coding sequence ATGGTAAAGTACAAGAAATCGGAAGAGAAACGTAAACAGATTCTTTCGGCCGCTTTCCGGGCTCTGTCGGAGCATGGATATGATGCGGTCACCCTGCAGACGATTGCGGATTATGCAGAGGTCAGCAAAGGGGTAGTCCATTATTATTTTGCGAGTAAGGAAGCTGTACTTGTGGAGCTGCTGGAATGGCTGACCGGCAAAATATCTGCCAGGGAAACGTCGGCGGTGGCAGAGCAGCACACTGCAGAGGGGAAGCTTACAGCTTATATTGATTCAGCATTTGCCGGTCCGGCGCAGAACCGTTCGTTTTACCGTGTATATCTGGATTTTCTGTCCAGAGCCAGCCGCAGTCCGGTCTACCGGGAGATTAACCAGCGGTTTTATGACAGCTGTGCGGGGATCAGTACAGAGGTGCTGCTGCTGGGGCAGCAGGAGGGGATTTTTAATACGGAGCTGACTCCGGGAAATACAGCACCAGTTATCCGGGCGATTATCGACGGCTGTCTGATCCAGTGGCTGATGGCCGATCAGGATGAACTGCATGCCCATTTTAAGGAATCGTGTTATATGGCAGTTATAAAGGTACTGAGCGTATAG
- a CDS encoding AAA family ATPase, whose amino-acid sequence MKRRIHIMGASGAGTSTLGQALARRLPHVHLDSDDYFWEQKFSKQREITERLSIIKDDLEQREPWILSGAVCGWGDVLRPYFDLVIFLYIPPKLRLERLKAREYGRYGKESLPGGSRYEDVQAFLEWASLYDTAGPEVRSLKLHEAWMMELECPVLRLEGDLSVEERVEAVVNYLSFGKEG is encoded by the coding sequence ATGAAACGCAGAATTCATATCATGGGAGCCTCCGGGGCGGGAACCAGTACTTTGGGTCAGGCGCTTGCCCGCCGGCTTCCGCATGTGCATTTGGATAGTGACGACTACTTCTGGGAGCAGAAGTTTTCGAAGCAGCGGGAAATAACCGAGCGGCTCAGCATAATAAAAGATGATCTGGAGCAGCGAGAGCCCTGGATTTTATCCGGTGCGGTATGCGGCTGGGGGGATGTCCTGCGGCCCTATTTTGACCTGGTGATTTTTCTGTATATTCCGCCAAAGCTCAGACTGGAACGGTTAAAGGCCAGAGAATACGGGCGTTACGGTAAGGAGAGTCTGCCGGGCGGGAGCAGGTACGAAGATGTGCAGGCGTTTCTGGAATGGGCGAGTCTGTATGACACGGCAGGTCCCGAGGTGCGGAGCCTTAAGCTGCATGAGGCATGGATGATGGAGCTGGAATGTCCTGTTTTGCGGCTGGAGGGGGACTTGTCGGTAGAGGAGCGTGTGGAGGCGGTCGTGAACTACTTATCCTTTGGAAAAGAGGGCTGA
- a CDS encoding histidine phosphatase family protein, which translates to MRVGLVRHFKVEHPPLRGWVTGDQFNQWVVGYDEAAVQPAKFSDQGHSWDRCICSDLPRAMHTASRIYSGVVTYNPQLREIGVAAAWGSLRGFRLPAPCWMVLGRLLWLAGHASQPESRHETRQRIKKVLDEMETGPPNTNVLLVTHGALMKLLESELRRRAYTGQRMNHPRNGQLYIYEK; encoded by the coding sequence GTGAGGGTCGGGCTGGTCAGACATTTCAAGGTGGAGCATCCGCCGCTTCGGGGCTGGGTGACCGGAGATCAGTTTAACCAGTGGGTTGTTGGGTATGATGAAGCTGCTGTCCAGCCCGCAAAATTTTCTGATCAGGGCCATAGCTGGGACCGCTGCATTTGCAGCGATCTGCCCAGAGCAATGCATACTGCCAGCCGCATCTATTCTGGTGTTGTTACCTATAATCCGCAGCTTAGAGAGATTGGTGTAGCAGCGGCTTGGGGAAGCCTGCGGGGCTTCAGGCTGCCTGCCCCCTGCTGGATGGTGCTTGGCCGCTTATTATGGCTGGCCGGTCATGCCTCACAGCCGGAGAGCAGGCACGAAACTAGACAGCGTATTAAAAAAGTTCTGGATGAAATGGAGACCGGGCCACCGAATACCAACGTATTGCTTGTAACCCATGGCGCGCTTATGAAGCTGCTGGAAAGTGAGCTGCGGCGCAGAGCGTACACCGGCCAGCGGATGAACCACCCCCGAAATGGACAGCTTTATATATATGAAAAATAA
- a CDS encoding GNAT family N-acetyltransferase, with translation MVTIKEIEADSLTALNELYRELIGAPAEPGKFGDTFAAIKADSRYVLLGAYVDGELMGSLMGITCLDLVGDCRPFMVIENVVVSARARRQGLGKQLMDAIEKIAHERNCFYIILVSGEKRKEAHVFYERMGYREEKVEGYRKHLSSH, from the coding sequence ATGGTAACGATCAAAGAAATTGAAGCGGATTCACTCACGGCATTAAATGAACTTTACCGGGAGCTGATCGGTGCACCGGCAGAGCCGGGCAAATTTGGTGATACTTTTGCAGCAATCAAAGCAGACAGCAGGTATGTCTTGTTAGGCGCTTATGTGGACGGTGAGCTGATGGGCTCGCTGATGGGGATTACATGTCTGGATCTGGTCGGGGACTGCCGGCCGTTTATGGTCATTGAAAATGTCGTCGTCTCTGCCCGTGCCCGACGCCAGGGTCTGGGTAAACAGCTGATGGACGCTATTGAAAAAATCGCTCATGAACGCAATTGCTTCTACATCATTCTCGTCTCCGGGGAGAAACGCAAGGAAGCCCATGTCTTCTATGAGCGGATGGGCTACCGGGAGGAGAAGGTGGAGGGGTACCGAAAGCATCTGAGCTCGCATTAA
- a CDS encoding ABC-2 family transporter protein, with product MIAESKIYFKYLRMHLLSGMEYKGWWLMLIQVLVVVVSDPISTVLLFSRFGNIGEWSVAHIILVYSLAVASFGLAESFCRGFDYFPWHLLRSGDFDRLLLRPRSLFVQVAASRFHLHRLVRPITGICAAGWALNELGVQLTFGKIGILVMALAGGCIMYCGVFVLTSGLAFFTIKGLDWIYLLTNASYQITRCPEPYMPRVLKNVFSFMLPMLFISFYPAATVCGWDYPAWLGYLSLPAGAAFLGLSLLVWRIGVKHYKSTGS from the coding sequence ATGATTGCCGAAAGTAAAATCTATTTCAAATATTTACGGATGCATCTCTTATCCGGGATGGAGTATAAAGGCTGGTGGCTGATGCTGATCCAGGTGCTGGTGGTTGTCGTCTCTGACCCGATCTCCACTGTCCTGCTGTTCTCCCGCTTCGGCAATATCGGGGAATGGAGCGTCGCTCATATCATTCTTGTCTATTCGCTGGCAGTGGCTTCCTTCGGGCTCGCGGAGAGCTTTTGCCGGGGCTTTGACTATTTTCCGTGGCATCTGCTGCGTTCCGGCGACTTTGACCGGCTGCTGCTGCGTCCCCGCTCCCTGTTCGTACAGGTTGCCGCCTCCAGGTTTCACCTCCACCGGCTCGTCCGCCCCATAACAGGAATCTGCGCAGCAGGCTGGGCGTTGAATGAGCTTGGAGTGCAGCTGACTTTCGGCAAAATAGGAATTCTCGTAATGGCGCTCGCAGGCGGGTGCATCATGTATTGCGGGGTGTTCGTACTGACCTCGGGGCTTGCTTTTTTCACGATTAAAGGGCTTGACTGGATTTATCTGCTGACCAATGCCAGCTACCAGATTACCCGCTGTCCGGAGCCGTATATGCCGCGGGTGCTGAAAAATGTGTTCAGCTTTATGCTGCCGATGCTGTTCATCAGCTTCTACCCGGCTGCTACCGTATGCGGCTGGGATTATCCGGCCTGGCTGGGTTATCTCTCGCTTCCCGCCGGGGCAGCTTTCCTCGGACTGTCACTGCTAGTCTGGCGGATTGGCGTAAAGCATTACAAAAGCACAGGAAGCTGA
- a CDS encoding ATP-binding cassette domain-containing protein, which translates to MQIRLRNIKKSFKVYKRPEGKWGLLKGAFMRNVTEVEALGGIGFDIAEGELVGYIGPNGAGKSTSVKVMSGILTPDSGECTILGKVPWKNRVEHVSKIGVVFGQRSQLWWDVPVADSFDVLKDIYAIPAGDYKIRLGELTQTLGVEALLRTPVRQLSLGQRMRCELVASLLHRPKILFLDEPTIGLDAVSKLALRNFLKEENRKHGVTMLLTTHDMDDIEALCERVMVIGHGKLLYDGKLAGLQEKYAPEVVTKVNTDAMIAAMYNDLALT; encoded by the coding sequence ATGCAAATCAGACTCAGGAATATTAAAAAAAGCTTTAAAGTGTACAAACGGCCGGAAGGCAAATGGGGGCTCTTAAAGGGAGCTTTTATGCGGAATGTGACGGAGGTGGAGGCGCTCGGCGGGATCGGCTTTGATATTGCTGAGGGTGAGCTGGTGGGTTACATCGGCCCGAACGGCGCCGGCAAATCCACCTCGGTCAAGGTGATGAGCGGGATTCTGACACCGGACAGCGGCGAATGCACCATCCTCGGCAAAGTCCCCTGGAAAAACCGGGTGGAGCATGTGTCCAAGATCGGGGTCGTGTTCGGACAGCGGTCGCAGCTGTGGTGGGATGTGCCGGTGGCGGATTCTTTTGACGTGCTGAAGGATATTTACGCGATCCCGGCTGGCGATTACAAAATCAGACTGGGCGAGCTGACGCAAACCCTCGGTGTGGAAGCGCTATTACGAACCCCCGTCCGCCAGCTGTCGCTGGGGCAGCGGATGCGCTGTGAGCTGGTGGCATCGCTTTTGCACCGGCCGAAGATCCTGTTTCTCGATGAGCCGACGATCGGGCTGGATGCGGTGTCCAAGCTGGCACTGCGCAATTTTTTGAAGGAAGAGAACCGTAAACATGGAGTTACCATGCTGCTGACTACCCATGATATGGACGATATTGAGGCGCTGTGCGAGCGGGTGATGGTGATCGGGCACGGCAAGCTGCTCTATGACGGCAAGCTGGCCGGACTGCAGGAGAAATACGCCCCTGAGGTTGTGACGAAGGTCAATACGGATGCGATGATTGCCGCCATGTACAACGATCTGGCACTGACATAA